Below is a window of Streptomyces qaidamensis DNA.
CGCCCGGGCCTCCTCGCACCACGCGCGCGCCCGGTCGGTGTGCCCCTCCTCGAACGCCATCTGGGTGCGCATCAGCAGGATGTACGCCTTGGAGTCCCGCACGCCGTACCGTTCGGCGGCGGCCGTGGCCTCGTCCAGCAACGTCAGCGCGGCCGCCCGGTCTCCTCGGCGGTAGGCGATCTCGGCGAGCCGGGCGATGAGGAACGGCGACTCGGCGTAGGCGCCCACCTCGTAGGCGAGCCGCAGCGCCTCCTCGTACTCACCCTTGGCATCCTCGAAGCGGCTGCGCGCCATGTCGGCCTCACCCGCCGCGCTGCACACCTGGGCGCGCAGCCAGCGGTCACCCGCGCGGCGGCTGAGGACCCGCAGCTCCGCCAGGTCGTCGTCGACGCCTTCCAGGCCGCCGGGTCCGTCGACGACCGTGTGCGCACGGAACATCAGCGCGACGGAGACTTCCCAGTCGCCGCCGTACGCACGGCAGTTGACCACGGCGGCGTCCAGCACGGTCCGCACCTCGCTCTGGTCGCCCAGGAAGGAGGAGAGGATCGGGCAGACGAGCCCCGGGATACGGGCCGCGTGCGGGCCGCCTCCGCCGTAGTGGGCCCACACCCGCTCCATGTACGGCAGCCGCTCGGCGACGAACGGCTCCATGGGCGCGACTTCGGTCATGAAGAACAGATGCAGCAGACGCACGTCCATCCGCAGGGCGTGCAGCGGATGCCCCGCCTCCCCGTCAGGCGCGGCGAGGAAGTGGTCGATGTGCCCGGGCGGCTCCGGCTCCCCGCCGGACGCCACACCGCCCCCGACATCCAGGGCCACGCCCAGCCGCAGGGTCCGATCGAGCCACTCCATGCCCTCGTGGCGGTAGTTGCGCAGCCACCAGAACCAGCCCATGGCCAGGGCGAGGGCGGCGGCCTCGGCCTCCTCCCCGGCGGCGAGGGCCCGGTCGAGGGCCGCGCGGATGTTGTCGAGCTCGGCCTCCAGGCGGGAGATCCATGGCAGTTGACCGGCGGAGCGCAGCAGCGGTTCGGCCCGCTCGGCGAGCGCACGCGCCCACGCGCGGTGCCGCAGCTCGGCGGTGGCACGCACCCGCGGGGCGTCGGCGGCGCGCTCGACGGCGTACTCGTGGATGGTCTCCAGCATCCGGTAGCGCATGCCGCAGGAGCCGCCGTCCGCGCCGGCGGCCGCCACGACGAGGGACTTGTCGACGAGCGCCCCGGTCAGTTCGGCGGCGGGCCCGGAGCACACCGCCTCGGCCGCCGCGAGGTCCCAGCCGCCCGCGAACACGGACACCTCGCGCAGCATCGTCCGCTCGGCGTCGTCGAGCAGGTCCCACGACCAGTCGACGACGGCACGCAGGGTCTGCTGGCGGGGCAGGACCGTACGACTCCCGGAGGTGAGGAGGCGGAAGCGGTCGTCCAGGCGGTCGGCGATCTGCCGGGGAGTGAGCATCCGGAGCCGGGCCGCCGCCAGTTCGATGGCGAGCGGCAGCCCGTCCAGCCGCCGGCAGATCTCCGCCACCGCCTGCTCGTCGCGGAGCACGGCGTCCGCGTCGGGACGGACGGCGGAGGCGCGCTCCGCGAACAGTCGGCGGGCGTGATCCGGCCGCAGGGGCTCGACCGGGCGCACCGACTCGCCCGGCACGCCCAGGGGTTCACGGCTGGTGGCCAGGATCGTGAGCCCCGGGCAGCGGGTCAGCAGGGTCTCGGCGAGGTGGGCGGCGGCGCCGATGACGTGCTCGCAGTTGTCAAGGATCAGAAGGAGGCTGCGCGGCGCGCAGAACTCGACGAGCAGGGCGACGGGGTCGTCCTGCACGGCCGTGAGCTCGCTGGTCATCAGCACCGTCTCGCGCAGACCGAGCGCACTGACCACCGCTCCCGGCACCGCCTCCGGCCGGTCGAGCGGGGCGAGCTCGGCCAGCCGTGCCTGCGGGAGCCCGGCGGCGGCTTCCTCGGCGAGACGGGTCTTGCCAGAGCCGCCCGGTCCGGTGAGGGTGACGAGTCGGGCCCTGTGCACCTCGGAACGGATGGCGTCGATCTCGGGTTCCCGGCCGACGAAAGAGGTCAGCCGCGGGCGGATGGTCCCGGGTCGCAGGCGTTCGCGCGCCGGCGGAGCGGGCGACGGCTCGCGTTCTGCCGTCCTCGTGGAGTCGAGCATCTCGGCGTGGAGGGCGCGCAGTCGGGGCCCGGGGTCGGTGCCGAGGCCTTCGGCCAGGGCGCGGCGGGCGGTTTCGTACGCGGCGAGGGCGTCGGCGTCCCGGCCCGTGTCGCGCAGGGCGCGGATGAGGAGGGCGTGCAGCGGCTCGTCGTACGGGTGTACGGCGGTCAGTTCGCGCAGTTCCGGTACGACGTCCCGCCCGCGGCCGAGCCCTATCCGGGCCTCTGCCCTGGCCCGGATCGCCTCCAGCCGCCTCGCCTCCGGACGGGTGGCGGCGGAGCGGTCGGGGAGGTCGGCGAGGGCGGGGCCGTACCAGAGGGCGAGGGCGGCGTCGAGGTGCTGTTCCGCGAGGGCGGGGTCGTGGCCGGCGAGGGCGTCGGTGCCCTGCTGGACGAGCCGTTCGAAGACGTGGAGGTCGATGTCGTCCTCGCCGGCCGCGAGCCGGTAGCCACCGGTCCCGGAGGTGACGGCGTCCTTGCCGAGGGCTCTGCGGAGCCGGCCGACGAGGGCCTGGAGCGCGGCGGGGGCGTCCTGGGGCGGGTCCTGCGCCCAGACCTCGTCGATCAGGGTCTGGGGGGTGGTGACGCGGGAGGGGCGCAGGGCGAGGGCGGTGAGCAGTGCGCGGAGCCGGGGGCCGCCGAGGGGTACGACTGTTCCGTGCTCGTCCTCTGCCGTGGTGACGCCCAGGATTCTGTACCGCACGGGGTCATTGTCGCCGGGGGTGAGGGTGAGGGGCGGGGGTTTTCGGGGCGGGGCGTTGCTCGGGGGGCGCTGGGGGGGGCTCGGCGTTTTCGCTGCGGCGGGGCGTTTCGCAACCCGGCAGCGCGGGGTGCCGCTGCGCCCACCCTCCCCCAAGCTCTCGGCTTCGCTCGGGCAGGGGGGACCCTCATCGCCCCTGGCGGCACGCATGCCCGCAGTCAGGGCGGCACGCATGCCCGCGGCGACGGCCGCCGGACGGTGCAAGGGGACGTGTCGGGGGGGGTGTCCGCCCGCAGCGGTCGGCGCGTCAACGGGGAGCCGGTCGGCGTCCGACCCGATCGCGCCGTTCCGAGGACGGACCCACCCGGCGCGGCCCCGACCCCAACCCGGCGGAAGGCGAAGCGGGCAGGCGGGCAGGGGCGCGCAGGCGCTACACCCGCCGCCCCCCGCCGGCCCCCGCCCCCAACGCTCCTCGCTGCGGCGCGATCCCCGCCGGTACCGCCCGCTGCCTCGCCGGTGTCCCCGTCCAGCACGTGCCGCGGCGGGACAGCAGGCGGCGCAGCCACAGCTCCAGGGCGACCAGGTCCGCGAGGCCGTCCAGGGGCAGCGGCTCGCCCGCCGCCGCGCCGCGCAGCGCCTTGCGCACCACACGGGCCTCGACCAGGCCCGCCTCCGCCAGCAGCGGGGTGTCGAACAGGGCGACCAGGGAGTCCGCCGCCACCCGCAGCCCCGTACGCTCCGCGGCCGCCTCCGTCGCCTGGGTCGGGGCACCCCAGCCGGTCGGCAGCTCCCGGACCCCGGCTCCTTCCAGCACCGTCCGCAGGATCGCCGCCCGCGCACCCGGCCGCACCCGCAGCGCCTCGGGCAGCGCCCGGGCCGCGCGGACCACCTGGTTGTCGAGGAACGGCGCGTGCAGCCGCTGGAAGCGCACCTCCGCGGCCTGCTCCAGCACCCGCAGGTCCGCCGCATGACGCGCCAGCGCCGCACGCGCGCGGAAGTCACCCGGCCGCTGCCCCGGCCCCACCAGCTCCGACCGGTGCGTCGACGCCTGAAGGCGAACCGATACTTCAGCGAGCGCCTCACCGGTCAGCCAGCGCGCCGCCGGCCCGGGTCTGCCCCAGCTCAGCGCGGCGAGCGAGGCATCCAGCGCGCCGCCGGGCGCGTCGAGGCCGTCGTCGGAGCGGGGGTCGAGCAGACGCTCGGCGAGGGACTCGACCCCCGACCGGTACGGCGTCCGGGACAACCGCCGCGCCGCCGCGTACACGCGCGCGGGCACCAGTACCGACCCGTCGGCCTTGGTCAGGGCGGCGACCGGCCGTACGAGATGACGCCGTCGGCGGTCCATCAGCAGGTCGGCGAGGCGCGCGGGGTGGGCGTCCAGGACCTGGCGCGCGCCGTAGCCCGTGAAGTGGTCCGCGCTGCCCGCCGCCAGCCGGGCCCGGTGCCGCGCCGCGGACACCAGGCACGGCCCGGGTTCGTCGGTCAGCGGCCCGTCCAGGTCGGCGTACGGAAGGGTCTCCTCGCCGCCCGCCACGACGACGTGGTGCAGCCGCGGGTTCGCCGCCAGCGCGCCCGCCCGCTCCAGCTCGGCCTCCCGCCCGGCGACGGCGAGGTCGTTGAACGTGACGGCGAGCAGCCGCTCGCCCGCGCCCGTGCCGTGCCCCAGCACCGTGCCCGGCATCCCGGGCAGGCCCGCGGCCAGCAGTGCCAGGGCCCCGGAGGCCGGCCCGCCGGACAGGTCCGCGCCGATCCCCGGCACCGGCATCCCGCGCGCTGCCCGCCGCTCGGCGGGACCCATGCCGGGCACCGGACCCGGGTCTATGTCCGCCCCGGGGACGTGCCGCGGCGCGGACAGACGCGTCCGTACGGCCTCCACGAGCGCGTCGCGCACCGCGTCGACCGCGCTGTCGGGATCGGCCGGAGGCGCCGCCACGGCCAGCGAGGCGACCGGCTCGTACCCGGCGATCTCGCGCGCCCCGGCGCGCAGGATGAGGGCATGCCCGGGCGGAATGCGTTTCACGCCGTCGTACGGCGTGGAGTCGTGCAGCGCGGCGGGCACGTCCGGGGCGGCCAGCAGCGCGGCGAGGTGCCCGAAGTCCAGGTTGGCCTCGATGAGGTCGGCCAGCGGCAGCGCGGCGGTCGCGTACGCCGTGCCGCCGGCCCAGGGCGTGTGGAACACCGGCCGCGCGCCCGCGAGATCGCCGCAGACGGTGATCCGCCTGCCGACCTGCACGATCGCGGTGTAGCTGCCCGGCCAGGCGGTCAGATGCCGAAGTGCCCCGCCGCGCGCGGCGAACAGCGCGACGCGCAGCTGCTCGTCGGTGGCGCCGCAGATGCCGAGGACGGCGATCCTGGTCCGGTCGTCGGCCTTCACGACCCGCACCTCGTCGGGGCGCCAGTCGCCGACCGCCCACAGCGGATCGGGGTCTCCCCACAGGAGTTGGGACCCCACCGGGTGCAGCGTCTCACCGTCGCTGCCGGTCGCCCCCGCCGAACCGGCAGCGACGGCTCCCGCGGCGGTGCTGCTCCACCCCACCAACCACCGCATCGCCGCCTCCACAGGCTGTGGACAACCAGTGCACCGTACGAACCGGTTCACCATGCTGCCATGAAGGAAGCGTTCCAGAGGGTGCCGACGCCGCTTGCGCTCCGCCGAATGCGCCCCGGCGGAGCCGCCCGCACCATTCCGGGACCCCGAACACCCGCACGTTCGTGACGAGTCGGATACGAACGGCAGTCGGATACGACGGCGGCCAGGACCGCGAAAAACGAAGGGGCGGCCAAGAATCAAGTCGTACCGGCGACATGTCCCTGGTACGACTGCGACGCGAATGCGCCCCCGGAACGCGCCCCAATCACGCCCGGCGCGCCCTCAACTGCCATGGTAGGAGGCTTGATACCCCACGGCCGAAGGGGTCGCTTTTCAGCCAAATCGATATCGCGCTGGCAGCCTCGAACACGCTCCGTACAGGCTCCGCGCCCTGCCACCCGGTCGCGCAGTCCGGGAGACGGAGCACGCCTCCCGGACCGTTCCGCCGCCCGCGGGGATGAAGGCGGCGGTGTCCCCCAGCCCACTGGATCCAGTACAGCGGGCCGACCCACGCAATGACCATGGAACCGCTCCCGCGATGGCCGGAGAAGAGCGCACGGACAGGCGCACGGCCACACAGTGGGAGCACGTCGCAACAGCCCGTATCTGAACCGCACTTCAGTACGGACCACAATCCCGCCAACCGGAACAATGCCCCTTAACGCTTGGGATGCGGCGAACTACGCTGGGTTTACGAATGCCGCATGGTTATGCCAGCGCGGCAGCCGTCTGTGTCGAGGGGTGGCGCATGTCCAGGGAGCAACGCGGGCCGAACGAAAAACTCGGCGCCGTTCTCGCCCTCGCGGGAATCTCCAACGCAGGCCTCGCGCGACGCGTCAACGACCTTGGCGCCCAGCGAGGACTGACACTTCGCTATGACAAGACGTCGGTGGCACGCTGGGTGTCGAAGGGCATGGTGCCGCAAGGTGCGGCTCCGCACCTCATCGCCGCCGCCATCGGCCAGAAACTCGGCCGCCCGGTGCCGCTCCACGAGATCGGCCTGGCGGACGCGGACCCCGCACCCGAAGTCGGTCTCGCCTTCCCGCGCGACGTCGGTCAGGCGGTGAGGTCCGCGACCGATCTGTACCGCCTCGACCTCGCCGGCCGCCGCGCCGGTTCCGGCGGCATCTGGCAGTCGCTGGCCGGATCGTTCGCGGTGAGCGCATACGCAACGCCCGCCTCACGATGGCTGATAACCCCGGCCGACAGTTCGGTCGCGCGTGACGTGGGCCCCGGCGAGGGCTCCGGCGCACCGCTCAAAGTCGGCCACAGCGATGTGCAGAAGCTGCGGGAGGCCGCCGAGGACGCGCGGCGCTGGGACTCCAAGTACGGCGGCGGCGACTGGCGTTCGTCCATGGTCCCCGAGTGCTTAAGGGTGGAGGCCGCCCCGCTGCTGCTCGGCTCCTACAGTGACGAGGTCGGCCGGGCCCTCTTCGGCGCCTCCGCCGAACTCACCCGGCTCGCAGGCTGGATGGCCTTCGACACGGGTCAGCAGGAAGCGGCCCAGCGCTACTACATCCAGGCCCTGCGCCTGGCCCGGGCGGCGGCGGACGTCCCCCTCGGGGGCTACGTGCTGGCCACCATGTCCCTCCAGGCCACCTACCGCGGCTTCGGTGACGAGGGCGTCGATCTCGCCCAGGCCGCCCTCGAACGCAACCGCGGCCTGGCCACGGCCCGCACCATGAGCTTCTTCCGCCTCGTGGAGGCACGCGCGCACGCCCGCGCGAACGACGCCCCGGCGGCGGGCGGCGCCCTGAAGGCGGCCGAGAGCTGGCTGGAGCGCGCCCGCCCCGGCGACAACGACCCGAGCTGGCTCGGCTTCTACTCCTACGACCGTTTCGCCGCCGACGCCGCCGAGTGCTACCGCGACCTCAAGGCACCCCGGCAGGTCCGCCGCTTCACCGAGCAGGCCCTGTCGAAGCCGACGGAGGAGTTCGTCCGCTCGCACGGCCTGCGCCTGGTCGTCTCGGCGGTCGCCGAACTGGAGTCGGGCAAACTGGACGCGGCGTGCGAGCAGGGGGTGCGGGCGGTGGAGGTCGCCGGGCGGATCTCCTCGGCCCGTACCACCGAGTACGTCAAGGACCTCCTGCACCGGCTGGAGCCGTACGGCGACGAGCCTCGGGTGGTGGAGCTCCGTGAGCGTGCACGGCCGCTGCTGATGGCTCCGGCGTAGAAAGAGCAGGTGTGCCGCCCGTCCCGCGTTTGAAGGCATTGTCAGTGGCGCAGTGCACTATCGAGGCGGGAGGTGGTGCGAGTGCGGATCACATACGACTGTGACGTGCTGGTGATCGGCGGCGGCATCGTCGGCCTGTCGACGGCGTACGCGATCACACGAGCCGCACCGGGCA
It encodes the following:
- a CDS encoding BTAD domain-containing putative transcriptional regulator; translation: MRYRILGVTTAEDEHGTVVPLGGPRLRALLTALALRPSRVTTPQTLIDEVWAQDPPQDAPAALQALVGRLRRALGKDAVTSGTGGYRLAAGEDDIDLHVFERLVQQGTDALAGHDPALAEQHLDAALALWYGPALADLPDRSAATRPEARRLEAIRARAEARIGLGRGRDVVPELRELTAVHPYDEPLHALLIRALRDTGRDADALAAYETARRALAEGLGTDPGPRLRALHAEMLDSTRTAEREPSPAPPARERLRPGTIRPRLTSFVGREPEIDAIRSEVHRARLVTLTGPGGSGKTRLAEEAAAGLPQARLAELAPLDRPEAVPGAVVSALGLRETVLMTSELTAVQDDPVALLVEFCAPRSLLLILDNCEHVIGAAAHLAETLLTRCPGLTILATSREPLGVPGESVRPVEPLRPDHARRLFAERASAVRPDADAVLRDEQAVAEICRRLDGLPLAIELAAARLRMLTPRQIADRLDDRFRLLTSGSRTVLPRQQTLRAVVDWSWDLLDDAERTMLREVSVFAGGWDLAAAEAVCSGPAAELTGALVDKSLVVAAAGADGGSCGMRYRMLETIHEYAVERAADAPRVRATAELRHRAWARALAERAEPLLRSAGQLPWISRLEAELDNIRAALDRALAAGEEAEAAALALAMGWFWWLRNYRHEGMEWLDRTLRLGVALDVGGGVASGGEPEPPGHIDHFLAAPDGEAGHPLHALRMDVRLLHLFFMTEVAPMEPFVAERLPYMERVWAHYGGGGPHAARIPGLVCPILSSFLGDQSEVRTVLDAAVVNCRAYGGDWEVSVALMFRAHTVVDGPGGLEGVDDDLAELRVLSRRAGDRWLRAQVCSAAGEADMARSRFEDAKGEYEEALRLAYEVGAYAESPFLIARLAEIAYRRGDRAAALTLLDEATAAAERYGVRDSKAYILLMRTQMAFEEGHTDRARAWCEEARANTGTGTPPPQFMVMLLLLDAAITARESGPRSALPMATGALRQAVAKRCSDVVRATVVDGAAGLLADLGDFPRAARLLGTADHWRSGRPRSLPERAPVERAEAAVRAALGRVRCEAERARGAALTADDVLRELDEARSAYV
- a CDS encoding asparagine synthase-related protein yields the protein MRWLVGWSSTAAGAVAAGSAGATGSDGETLHPVGSQLLWGDPDPLWAVGDWRPDEVRVVKADDRTRIAVLGICGATDEQLRVALFAARGGALRHLTAWPGSYTAIVQVGRRITVCGDLAGARPVFHTPWAGGTAYATAALPLADLIEANLDFGHLAALLAAPDVPAALHDSTPYDGVKRIPPGHALILRAGAREIAGYEPVASLAVAAPPADPDSAVDAVRDALVEAVRTRLSAPRHVPGADIDPGPVPGMGPAERRAARGMPVPGIGADLSGGPASGALALLAAGLPGMPGTVLGHGTGAGERLLAVTFNDLAVAGREAELERAGALAANPRLHHVVVAGGEETLPYADLDGPLTDEPGPCLVSAARHRARLAAGSADHFTGYGARQVLDAHPARLADLLMDRRRRHLVRPVAALTKADGSVLVPARVYAAARRLSRTPYRSGVESLAERLLDPRSDDGLDAPGGALDASLAALSWGRPGPAARWLTGEALAEVSVRLQASTHRSELVGPGQRPGDFRARAALARHAADLRVLEQAAEVRFQRLHAPFLDNQVVRAARALPEALRVRPGARAAILRTVLEGAGVRELPTGWGAPTQATEAAAERTGLRVAADSLVALFDTPLLAEAGLVEARVVRKALRGAAAGEPLPLDGLADLVALELWLRRLLSRRGTCWTGTPARQRAVPAGIAPQRGALGAGAGGGRRV